The Thermococcus sibiricus MM 739 DNA window TGGATAGGAAATGCGATTAACTCATACATTGGTTCAAAAACAGGGCTTCCTGCTGGTGTTATTGCAAGACAGAGCTTTGGTACCATTCAATCAAGAATACTAATTTCACTAATACTAATAATCTTAGGACTAGGCTGGTGGGCTATACAAACTGCTATAGCAGCAAATGCTTTTTGTGCCGGGTTTGGTATTGATTATACAACAGAAAAACTTCAATGGGCGCTGATGGTAGTAGCGCTAGGAATTGTGTTCATGCTTCCCGCAGTGTTAGGATACACCTCTATAAAGATAGTGGATTATCTGGGAGTTCCAGTCGGAATGTTGATTTTTGGGATGGGAATCTACCTTGCTATCAAATCTTATGGAGTTGAAGGTATACTTAACTGGGTACCAACTGAAACTATGCCAATAAGCACCGCCCTCTCTACAATAATTGGAGTAAATGTTTGCCAGTGGGTCATGATTTCAGATTATGCAAGAGTTGCAAAGCCAGGTTGGAAAAATGCAATTTTAGTACCATCCCTTGTGATTCTAGTTGGATTTATCTTAATGTTGACGGGAGCAATAATGGCAGTTGGTGTAGGTTCATGGGACATTATTCAAGTGATGGTTCTATTGGGTTACCCATTTTGGGCATACTTCCTAACTTTCCTTGCACAGTGGACTACACAGTTAGTAAATGTATACAGTCCTGCATTAGCTATAGGTAATACGTTCAATGTTAAAGAACGCAGAAAGCAAC harbors:
- a CDS encoding purine-cytosine permease family protein, with amino-acid sequence MGEEMGYDVPTKPIPLEKRESWLSPAIVYAGCEFTLSVVMVGAGLVGAFTVQKIALLLAVALLVTWIGNAINSYIGSKTGLPAGVIARQSFGTIQSRILISLILIILGLGWWAIQTAIAANAFCAGFGIDYTTEKLQWALMVVALGIVFMLPAVLGYTSIKIVDYLGVPVGMLIFGMGIYLAIKSYGVEGILNWVPTETMPISTALSTIIGVNVCQWVMISDYARVAKPGWKNAILVPSLVILVGFILMLTGAIMAVGVGSWDIIQVMVLLGYPFWAYFLTFLAQWTTQLVNVYSPALAIGNTFNVKERRKQQILTVFVGIVGIILALAGILERYMNWLLFMSLLFPPIAAIMATDFLILRKERWNEKSGWNIVATITLICGLLFGYYNQKVAFGIPPVQSYIFTTILYYVLMLLKAKIAPDQFTPKHWLSN